The genome window TAAGGAAGGGTAATCCATAAAATTAAACCTCGGAAAAGTCGATTTCAGACGCGCCGGATAACGCAATGCATACTGAATTGGCAGTTTCATATCGGGCAAGCCCATTTGTGCCTTAATGCTGCCATCCTCAAATTGCACAAGCGAATGCACAATACTTTGCGGGTGAACGATGACGTCTATTTGTGAAGCTTCCAAATCAAATAACCATTTGGCCTCGATCACTTCCAGGCCTTTGTTCATGAGCGTGGCCGAATCAATCGTGATCTTGGCACCCATGCTCCAATTAGGATGCTTTAATGCTTGTGCCTTGGTAACATTAGCCAAAAACGCCCGATCCTTGCCGCGGAAAGGACCGCCCGAAGCCGTTAGTATGATCTTTTCGATCGTGTTTTCCTCTTCTCCAACCAGACATTGAAAAATGGCAGAATGCTCGGAATCGACCGGGTAAATCTTTACGCCGTATTGTTTGGCTAGTCCGGTAATAAGCTCGCCGGCAACAACCAGCGTTTCTTTGTTTGCTAATGCAATGTCCTTTCCAGCCTTAATGGCGTGAATAGTAGGCAAAAGTCCGGCATAACCCACCATCGCCGTAAGCACTGTGTCAATTTCTTCCGATTCAACGACGGAAACCAGTGCTTCGATGCCGCTGTAAACTTTTATATTGAATGAGGAAAGAGCTGATTTAACCTTATCAAAATGCTTTTCATTTCCGATAACGACTTCTTTGGGCAGAAATTTCGCTGCCTGCTCGATCAGCAGATCTGCATTATCCTGCGCAGTAAGAACGGCTACCGAAAAAATCTCGGGATTTGCCTCGATCACTTCCAGCGCCTGCGTCCCGATCGAACCTGTT of Dyadobacter chenhuakuii contains these proteins:
- a CDS encoding 1-deoxy-D-xylulose-5-phosphate reductoisomerase, with protein sequence MKKNIAILGSTGSIGTQALEVIEANPEIFSVAVLTAQDNADLLIEQAAKFLPKEVVIGNEKHFDKVKSALSSFNIKVYSGIEALVSVVESEEIDTVLTAMVGYAGLLPTIHAIKAGKDIALANKETLVVAGELITGLAKQYGVKIYPVDSEHSAIFQCLVGEEENTIEKIILTASGGPFRGKDRAFLANVTKAQALKHPNWSMGAKITIDSATLMNKGLEVIEAKWLFDLEASQIDVIVHPQSIVHSLVQFEDGSIKAQMGLPDMKLPIQYALRYPARLKSTFPRFNFMDYPSLTFEKPDMDTFRNLSIAYEVLEKGGNAACIVNAANEIAVEAFLQDKIGFLDISDLIIESLAKMSYISAPTYDDYVQTNEATRRFASELIQVKV